One window from the genome of Paraclostridium sordellii encodes:
- a CDS encoding TetR/AcrR family transcriptional regulator, producing the protein MDIDNNKEDLKNIIIKEASKLFISQGYTKTTIRQIAEVCNLGRGHLYYYFKKKEDIVLFLYKDLIEKIYSYISKSSNESLDPLLSYAITQYIYIKVIATNQPLFRMYIEASEIDSVRKEYLKTLEDILKANLKNINYKFSNEQISLSVVIGSAGENELLRRFYKDNIDLTLDQIIESTIKTRLLLLDISHEKVFEIISKTKEEIKDIDIFNITNKINVLDR; encoded by the coding sequence ATGGATATTGATAATAATAAAGAAGATTTGAAAAATATTATAATAAAAGAAGCTTCTAAGCTTTTTATAAGTCAAGGTTATACAAAAACTACAATAAGGCAAATCGCTGAGGTATGTAATTTAGGCAGGGGACATTTATATTACTATTTTAAGAAAAAAGAAGATATTGTCCTTTTCTTATATAAAGACCTTATAGAAAAGATCTACTCTTATATTAGTAAATCATCTAATGAATCTTTAGATCCTCTACTTAGTTATGCAATAACTCAATACATATATATAAAAGTAATCGCAACTAACCAACCTTTATTTAGAATGTATATAGAAGCATCTGAAATTGACTCTGTTAGAAAAGAATATTTAAAAACTTTAGAAGATATTTTAAAAGCTAATCTTAAAAATATAAATTATAAATTTAGTAATGAGCAAATAAGTTTAAGTGTTGTAATAGGTTCTGCTGGTGAAAATGAGTTACTTAGAAGATTTTATAAAGATAATATAGATTTAACATTAGACCAAATAATTGAAAGCACTATAAAGACAAGACTTTTACTACTTGATATATCTCATGAAAAAGTCTTTGAAATAATATCAAAAACTAAAGAAGAAATCAAAGATATAGATATTTTTAATATAACAAATAAAATAAATGTACTTGACAGATAG
- a CDS encoding MIP/aquaporin family protein codes for MKKTLLGECISEFIGSWILIFIGCGAVASMVLSGASVSQWEIGIIWGLAVTIAIYVTGAVSGTHINPAVTIALAVHRDFPKNKILPYIISQILGCFTGAATVYLLFNKLFTSFESTHNIVRSGTNGLKTASIFSTYPNAALNSFDALLVETFITMLLVIVILAVGEEKNSNKPMSNLAPVFIGITIAIIGASFGVLTGFAMNPARDFGPKMFAVISGWGSGALGPNMYFWVPIVGPIIGAVLAGFVFDKGIKRYMN; via the coding sequence TTGAAAAAGACATTACTAGGAGAGTGCATATCTGAATTTATTGGATCGTGGATTCTAATATTTATAGGATGTGGAGCAGTAGCATCAATGGTTTTAAGCGGTGCAAGTGTTTCCCAATGGGAGATAGGTATAATATGGGGCCTAGCAGTTACAATAGCTATATATGTAACCGGAGCAGTATCAGGTACACATATAAATCCAGCAGTAACTATTGCTTTAGCAGTACACAGAGATTTTCCCAAAAACAAGATATTGCCATACATCATATCTCAAATATTAGGCTGTTTTACAGGAGCTGCAACAGTTTACCTATTGTTTAATAAGTTGTTTACATCCTTTGAGAGTACTCATAATATAGTGCGATCAGGTACAAATGGACTTAAAACAGCTTCAATATTTTCTACTTATCCAAATGCAGCATTAAACTCATTTGACGCATTACTTGTAGAAACATTCATAACTATGTTATTAGTCATTGTAATATTAGCGGTTGGAGAAGAAAAAAATTCAAATAAACCTATGTCAAACTTAGCACCAGTTTTTATAGGTATAACAATAGCTATAATAGGAGCTAGTTTTGGAGTTTTAACAGGATTTGCAATGAATCCAGCAAGAGACTTTGGACCTAAGATGTTTGCTGTTATATCAGGATGGGGAAGTGGTGCACTAGGTCCTAATATGTATTTCTGGGTACCTATAGTCGGACCGATAATAGGAGCAGTTTTAGCAGGATTTGTATTTGATAAAGGAATTAAAAGATATATGAACTAA
- a CDS encoding HAD-IC family P-type ATPase: MIEKVDINIENGLSSHEVNERIKEGRVNRLNIKNSKSYKQIIMDNTFTLFNLVNVVLAILVAFTGSFKNLFFIGIVVLNVAIGIIQEIRAKKILDKITLLVSTKVKVIRDGKEQTIEMDEVVVDDISILSTGNQVVADSILKEGYLEVNESLLTGESDIVKKSPGDFIYSGSFITSGKAKVQVENVGEDNYASKISTKAKEFKKYKSEINDSLNKILKFVSIIILPLGITLFAKSYFINGIDLNQSILTTTAALIGMVPEGLILLTSISLAVGAINLAKKRTLVQELNCLESLARVDVLCLDKTGTITEGKMEVKDVVSLDKDYDVNEIMGNLVYALNDDNFTFLAIKDRFKENDKFNLIKSIPFSSQKKYSGAVFKEGTYIMGAYEFIFKNKDENIVKNIENYSKEGNRVLVLAKCSNENLDDVKLVAIILIVDKIREGAKQTLQYFREQGLDIKIISGDNHITVSEIAKRVGLKNSDKCVDATTLKNKKDIEKASKIYSVFGRVTPEQKKDLVSALKGNGHVVAMTGDGVNDVMALKEANCSIAMANGSDVAKSASNLVLLDNNFESLPFVLYEGRRVINNIEKVASLFLNKTIYSILLAIVIALINMQYPFVPVQLTVISAFTIGLPSFVFALEPNKNKVKGNFLKNVLDNSLPYGIAVLICILVIMYGSNFNIAQNEISKLCVYTIAVSGLIVIFKVSKPSSILKKAVCIVSSACIIGLFVYFNDLLMLKSGDVFNTLIQMAIIFVMLITSLALVRYILNLGKKFLLTKKNLHLLKKLNLVN; this comes from the coding sequence ATGATTGAAAAAGTTGATATAAATATAGAAAATGGATTAAGTAGCCATGAAGTAAATGAAAGAATTAAGGAAGGTAGAGTAAATAGATTAAATATAAAAAATTCAAAATCATATAAACAGATAATAATGGATAATACTTTTACTTTATTTAACCTTGTTAATGTAGTATTAGCTATTTTAGTAGCATTTACTGGTTCTTTTAAAAACTTATTTTTCATAGGTATAGTGGTACTAAATGTAGCAATTGGGATTATACAAGAAATAAGAGCTAAAAAGATATTAGATAAAATAACTTTGTTAGTATCTACAAAAGTAAAGGTAATACGTGATGGGAAAGAACAAACAATTGAGATGGATGAAGTTGTAGTAGATGATATTTCAATATTAAGTACAGGTAATCAAGTTGTAGCTGACTCAATTTTAAAAGAAGGATATTTAGAAGTTAATGAATCTTTATTAACAGGAGAAAGTGATATTGTAAAAAAATCACCTGGAGATTTTATATACTCAGGTAGTTTTATAACATCAGGTAAAGCTAAGGTTCAGGTTGAAAATGTTGGAGAGGATAACTATGCAAGTAAAATTTCAACAAAGGCAAAAGAATTTAAAAAATATAAATCAGAAATAAATGATTCTCTAAATAAAATTTTAAAGTTTGTAAGTATAATAATACTACCTCTGGGGATAACATTATTTGCAAAATCTTACTTTATAAATGGAATTGACCTTAATCAAAGTATTTTAACAACTACAGCAGCCTTAATAGGAATGGTACCAGAAGGGTTAATACTATTAACTAGCATTTCTTTAGCAGTAGGGGCTATTAATTTAGCTAAAAAAAGAACTTTAGTACAAGAACTAAATTGTCTAGAGTCATTAGCAAGAGTTGATGTATTATGTCTTGATAAGACAGGAACTATAACTGAAGGGAAGATGGAAGTAAAGGATGTTGTTTCACTAGATAAAGATTATGATGTAAATGAAATTATGGGAAATTTAGTTTATGCTTTAAATGATGATAACTTCACATTTTTAGCTATAAAAGATAGGTTTAAAGAAAATGATAAATTTAATCTAATTAAAAGTATTCCTTTTTCTTCTCAGAAAAAGTATAGCGGTGCAGTATTTAAAGAGGGAACTTATATAATGGGAGCCTATGAATTTATATTTAAAAATAAAGATGAAAATATAGTCAAAAATATTGAAAATTATTCCAAAGAAGGAAATCGGGTTTTAGTACTTGCTAAATGTAGTAATGAAAATTTAGATGATGTTAAGTTAGTGGCAATTATTTTGATTGTAGATAAAATAAGAGAAGGAGCTAAGCAAACATTACAATATTTTAGGGAACAAGGATTAGATATTAAAATTATATCAGGAGATAATCATATTACTGTAAGTGAAATTGCAAAGCGTGTAGGCTTAAAGAATTCAGATAAATGTGTAGATGCCACTACGTTAAAAAATAAAAAAGATATAGAAAAAGCATCTAAAATATATTCTGTGTTTGGAAGAGTTACACCAGAACAAAAGAAAGATTTAGTTTCGGCATTAAAAGGTAATGGTCATGTAGTTGCTATGACTGGAGATGGGGTTAATGATGTTATGGCTCTAAAGGAAGCAAACTGTAGTATAGCTATGGCTAATGGTAGTGATGTGGCAAAGAGTGCTTCTAATCTTGTTTTATTAGATAACAACTTTGAATCACTTCCCTTTGTTTTATACGAAGGAAGGCGTGTTATAAATAATATTGAAAAAGTTGCTTCATTATTTTTAAATAAAACAATATATTCAATACTACTTGCAATAGTTATAGCTTTAATAAATATGCAATATCCATTTGTACCAGTGCAGTTAACCGTTATCAGTGCTTTTACTATTGGACTTCCTTCATTTGTTTTTGCACTAGAGCCAAATAAAAATAAGGTTAAAGGGAATTTCTTAAAAAATGTATTAGATAATTCATTGCCATATGGGATAGCAGTATTGATTTGTATTCTTGTTATAATGTATGGAAGTAATTTTAACATAGCACAAAATGAAATATCAAAACTATGCGTTTATACAATAGCTGTAAGTGGATTGATTGTCATATTTAAAGTATCTAAACCATCTAGTATCTTAAAAAAAGCAGTATGTATTGTTTCATCAGCATGTATAATTGGCTTATTTGTATACTTTAATGATTTATTAATGTTAAAGTCAGGAGATGTATTTAATACATTAATACAGATGGCAATTATATTCGTTATGCTAATAACAAGCTTAGCTTTAGTTAGATATATTTTAAATTTAGGTAAAAAGTTTTTATTAACTAAGAAAAATTTACATTTATTAAAAAAATTAAATTTAGTAAATTAA
- a CDS encoding methyl-accepting chemotaxis protein, producing the protein MRDLKIGRKLSISFMIILLLLACTSIYTISKLKKSEKLSDELFKGPYETTTESMGVRRDLVSIGRNIGNSMLRENPQEYREVILKDFESIDQRINVIRESFKGESTLVDDLKNSIDNLRQQYEAVYPIMQQGNYKAAKDMTAKGTAYYNAYDKSVEASIKVNDESEKYGIEFNQGVKHESNSAIVASIAISVITIIIGIVICLYITRLLTEAVKEIEEAADKMADGDFDINISYESKDELGSLADSMRRMSCKTKEIIGDTVRVLANVAEGNFDVEPNVEYVGVFEEIEKSIVHITEDLSETMAQINGAAEEVGAASDQVASGSQMLSQGATEQASAIEELSATIIEISEKINETAENAKKANSLTTNSASQVKAGNEQMKQMVKAMEEISTTSNEIGRIIKTIDDIAFQTNILALNAAVEAARAGEAGKGFAVVADEVRNLAAKSAEAAQNTATLIENAILAVDKGTEIVDSTAESLQRIINTSNRTKTVVDDIAKASEEQADAINQVTQGVGQISEVVQTNSATSEESAASSEELSGQAQMLKSLIENFRLKRSKDSKKTLSFNDEDYFNMNENM; encoded by the coding sequence ATGAGAGACTTAAAAATAGGAAGAAAATTAAGTATATCTTTTATGATAATACTTTTATTATTAGCTTGTACTAGTATTTATACAATATCAAAGCTAAAAAAATCAGAAAAACTAAGTGATGAATTATTTAAAGGACCATATGAAACTACTACAGAATCTATGGGAGTTCGTAGAGATTTAGTTTCTATAGGAAGAAATATTGGAAACTCAATGCTAAGAGAAAATCCACAAGAATACAGAGAAGTGATATTAAAAGATTTTGAAAGTATAGATCAAAGAATAAATGTAATTCGTGAGTCATTTAAAGGAGAAAGTACTTTAGTAGATGATCTTAAAAATTCAATAGATAATTTAAGACAACAATATGAAGCAGTATATCCTATAATGCAACAAGGAAATTATAAAGCTGCAAAAGATATGACAGCTAAAGGTACAGCATATTATAATGCTTATGATAAATCTGTAGAGGCATCTATTAAGGTTAATGATGAATCAGAAAAGTATGGTATAGAATTTAATCAAGGTGTAAAACATGAGTCAAACAGTGCTATTGTAGCATCTATAGCAATTAGTGTAATTACTATAATAATAGGAATAGTTATATGCTTATATATAACAAGACTTTTAACTGAAGCTGTAAAAGAAATTGAAGAGGCTGCAGATAAAATGGCAGATGGAGATTTCGATATAAATATATCTTATGAATCAAAAGATGAATTAGGATCTTTAGCTGACAGCATGAGAAGAATGAGTTGTAAAACTAAAGAGATAATAGGAGATACAGTTAGAGTACTTGCAAATGTGGCAGAAGGTAATTTTGATGTTGAACCTAATGTAGAATATGTTGGAGTATTTGAAGAAATAGAAAAATCTATAGTTCATATAACTGAAGACTTAAGTGAAACAATGGCTCAAATAAATGGAGCGGCTGAAGAAGTTGGAGCGGCATCAGACCAAGTTGCAAGTGGATCTCAAATGTTATCACAAGGGGCAACGGAACAAGCAAGTGCAATAGAAGAATTATCTGCAACTATAATAGAAATATCTGAAAAGATAAATGAAACTGCAGAAAATGCTAAAAAAGCAAATTCACTAACAACTAACTCTGCTAGTCAAGTTAAAGCAGGTAATGAACAAATGAAACAAATGGTTAAGGCTATGGAAGAGATTTCAACTACATCTAATGAAATAGGTAGAATAATAAAAACAATAGATGATATAGCATTCCAAACAAATATACTAGCACTTAATGCAGCTGTTGAAGCAGCAAGAGCTGGAGAAGCTGGTAAAGGATTTGCAGTTGTTGCAGATGAAGTTAGAAATCTTGCGGCTAAATCTGCTGAAGCGGCTCAAAATACAGCTACACTTATTGAAAATGCAATATTAGCAGTCGATAAAGGAACTGAAATAGTAGATTCTACTGCAGAATCACTTCAAAGAATAATAAATACTTCTAATAGAACTAAGACAGTTGTTGACGATATAGCTAAGGCATCAGAAGAACAAGCAGATGCTATTAATCAAGTTACACAAGGCGTTGGACAAATTTCTGAAGTAGTTCAAACTAACTCTGCAACTTCAGAAGAAAGTGCAGCTAGTAGTGAAGAATTAAGTGGACAAGCTCAAATGTTAAAATCACTTATTGAAAACTTTAGATTAAAAAGAAGTAAAGATTCAAAAAAAACTTTAAGTTTTAATGATGAAGACTATTTTAATATGAATGAGAATATGTAA
- the htpG gene encoding molecular chaperone HtpG, whose amino-acid sequence MENKRGNISIHTENIFPIIKKWLYSDKDIFIRELISNGCDAINKYKKLVSLGEVKNSNQEEYKIDVTIDKENQLLIFEDNGIGMTEEEVEKYINQVAFSGAEDFVNKYKDKVSEESDIIGHFGLGFYSAFMVAKKVQIDTLSYKENEQAVRWISEGQTEYEIGQSDSRKERGTTITLFLDEDSKEFLEEYEVRNIIDKYCSFLPVDIYLHVKGKEEKEEDEKTLNDTYPLWLKSPKDCTDEEYKEFYRKVFKTFDEPLFWIHLNVDYPFNLKGILYFPKLKNEFELIEGKVKLYNNQVFVADNIKEVIPEFLLLLKGVIDCPDLPLNVSRSFLQNDKDVSKISKHIVKKVADKLKALHKNEKENYEKFWDDIQVFIKFGCLKDESFYDKIKDIILYKTINNEYLTLNEYLENCKEKHENKVFYVSDEEQQSQYIKLFKDYNLDAVILDSTIDNHFMSFIEYKNPGVVFNRIDADLSEVLKDKKDDENKEEKVNIENLFKEVVGDKVKAYSVESLKSEDTTAIILVSEQSRRMAEMKSQFAGMDLGMNFEEEKTLVINDNSPIIKKLMDIKDDESKKDKVSLICNQILDIALLANKELDAKELDEFIKRNNKLINMVISL is encoded by the coding sequence ATGGAAAATAAAAGAGGTAATATATCAATACATACGGAAAATATATTTCCAATAATAAAAAAATGGTTATATTCTGATAAGGACATCTTTATAAGAGAACTTATAAGTAATGGGTGTGATGCGATAAACAAATATAAAAAATTGGTTTCTTTGGGAGAAGTAAAAAATAGCAATCAAGAAGAATATAAAATAGATGTAACTATAGATAAAGAAAATCAATTACTTATATTTGAAGACAATGGTATAGGTATGACTGAAGAGGAAGTTGAGAAATATATAAATCAGGTTGCTTTTTCTGGAGCTGAAGATTTTGTAAATAAATATAAAGATAAAGTAAGTGAAGAAAGTGATATAATAGGTCACTTTGGACTTGGATTTTACTCAGCTTTTATGGTAGCTAAAAAAGTTCAAATAGACACACTATCATATAAAGAAAATGAACAAGCTGTTAGATGGATTAGCGAAGGGCAAACTGAATATGAAATAGGACAAAGTGATTCAAGAAAAGAAAGAGGAACAACTATAACTTTATTTTTAGATGAGGATAGCAAAGAATTTTTAGAAGAATATGAAGTGAGAAATATAATAGATAAGTATTGTTCATTCTTACCTGTAGATATATACCTACATGTAAAAGGAAAAGAAGAGAAAGAAGAAGATGAAAAAACATTAAATGATACATATCCATTATGGTTAAAATCACCAAAAGATTGTACAGATGAGGAATACAAAGAGTTTTATAGAAAAGTATTTAAAACATTTGATGAACCGTTATTTTGGATACATTTAAATGTAGATTATCCATTTAACTTAAAAGGAATATTATATTTCCCTAAATTAAAAAATGAATTTGAATTAATAGAAGGAAAAGTTAAATTATACAACAATCAAGTTTTCGTTGCAGATAATATAAAAGAAGTTATACCAGAGTTTTTATTACTACTTAAAGGTGTAATAGACTGCCCAGACTTACCATTAAATGTATCTAGAAGTTTCTTACAAAATGATAAAGATGTAAGTAAAATTTCTAAACATATAGTTAAAAAGGTTGCAGATAAATTAAAAGCATTACACAAAAACGAAAAAGAAAACTATGAAAAATTCTGGGATGATATACAAGTATTTATTAAATTTGGATGCTTAAAAGATGAAAGTTTTTACGATAAAATAAAAGATATAATATTATATAAAACAATAAATAATGAATATTTGACTTTAAATGAATATCTAGAAAATTGTAAAGAAAAACATGAAAATAAAGTATTTTATGTAAGTGATGAAGAACAACAGTCTCAATATATAAAATTATTTAAAGACTATAATCTTGATGCAGTTATACTAGATTCAACTATAGATAATCATTTTATGTCATTTATTGAGTATAAAAATCCAGGTGTAGTATTTAATAGAATAGATGCAGACTTATCTGAGGTTTTAAAAGATAAAAAAGATGATGAAAATAAAGAAGAAAAAGTTAATATAGAAAACTTATTTAAAGAGGTTGTAGGAGATAAGGTAAAGGCTTATTCTGTTGAAAGTTTAAAAAGTGAAGATACTACAGCAATAATATTAGTATCAGAACAATCAAGAAGAATGGCAGAAATGAAATCTCAGTTTGCTGGAATGGATCTTGGAATGAATTTTGAAGAAGAAAAGACTTTAGTTATAAATGATAATAGTCCTATAATTAAAAAACTTATGGACATAAAAGATGATGAAAGTAAAAAAGATAAAGTTAGTTTAATATGTAATCAAATTTTAGATATTGCATTACTTGCTAACAAAGAGTTAGATGCAAAAGAACTAGATGAGTTTATAAAGAGAAACAACAAGCTTATTAATATGGTTATATCTTTATAG
- the melA gene encoding alpha-glucosidase/alpha-galactosidase, translated as MGKITFLGVGSAIFAKNVLGDCMLTEALRDFEIALYDIDEKRLDESYNMLSIINKTLNKSRANINKYKDRKEALRGAKYIVNAIQVGGYDPCTITDFEVPKKYGLRQTIGDTLGIGGIFRGLRTIPVMLDFAKDIEEVCPDALLLNYTNPMSMITLAMIKGTKVKTVGLCHSVQTCASDLLSKLNMSTEGISYKIAGINHMGWLLEITKDGKDLYPEIKERANALGKHDDMIRFELMKQFGYYVTESSEHNAEYLPYFIKNTHPELIEKYNIPLDEYPRRCISQIENWDKRKKDLVNNEKINHKRTKEYASYIMEAIETGRPYTFGGNVLNTGLITNLPNDCCVEVTCLADKNGITPCYVGELPIQLAALNRTNVNVQLLTVEAALTRNKDYIYYAAMLDPHTSSELSIDEIKNLVDDLIKEHGDWLPKFK; from the coding sequence ATGGGGAAAATAACATTCTTAGGAGTAGGAAGTGCTATATTTGCAAAAAATGTTTTAGGGGATTGTATGTTAACTGAAGCTTTAAGAGACTTTGAAATAGCTTTATACGATATAGATGAAAAAAGATTGGATGAATCTTATAATATGTTGAGTATTATAAATAAAACTTTAAACAAGTCTCGAGCTAATATTAATAAATATAAAGATAGAAAAGAAGCTTTAAGAGGAGCTAAATATATAGTTAACGCAATTCAAGTTGGAGGATACGATCCATGTACTATAACTGATTTTGAAGTACCTAAAAAATATGGACTTAGACAAACTATTGGAGATACATTGGGAATTGGAGGCATATTTAGGGGACTTAGAACAATTCCTGTAATGCTAGACTTTGCAAAGGATATAGAAGAAGTATGTCCAGATGCGTTGTTACTTAATTATACAAATCCAATGTCTATGATTACGCTAGCTATGATAAAAGGAACTAAAGTGAAAACGGTAGGACTTTGTCACTCTGTTCAAACTTGTGCATCAGATTTATTATCAAAACTAAATATGTCAACAGAAGGTATTAGTTATAAAATTGCAGGAATAAACCATATGGGTTGGTTACTTGAAATAACTAAAGATGGAAAAGATTTATATCCTGAAATAAAAGAAAGAGCAAATGCATTGGGTAAACATGATGATATGATTAGATTTGAACTTATGAAACAATTTGGGTATTATGTAACTGAATCTAGTGAACATAATGCAGAATATTTACCGTATTTTATAAAAAACACACATCCAGAGCTTATAGAAAAATATAATATACCACTAGACGAATACCCAAGAAGATGTATATCTCAAATTGAAAACTGGGATAAACGTAAAAAGGATTTAGTCAACAATGAAAAAATTAATCATAAGAGAACAAAAGAATATGCTTCATATATAATGGAAGCAATAGAGACTGGTAGACCTTATACATTTGGAGGAAATGTTTTAAATACGGGGCTTATAACTAACTTACCAAATGACTGTTGTGTAGAAGTAACTTGCTTAGCTGATAAAAATGGAATTACTCCATGTTATGTAGGAGAATTACCTATTCAATTAGCAGCACTTAATAGAACTAATGTAAATGTACAGTTACTTACAGTAGAAGCAGCTTTAACAAGAAATAAAGATTATATTTATTATGCTGCTATGTTAGATCCACATACTTCGTCAGAGTTAAGTATAGATGAGATTAAAAATTTAGTAGATGACTTAATCAAAGAACATGGAGACTGGTTGCCCAAATTTAAATAA
- a CDS encoding glycerol-3-phosphate responsive antiterminator has product MKDLLELNPIICAIKSDEHLEDAANSDGDIVFLLNEDILNLKEKIDLLHNHNKKVFVHIDMITGISSSPIAVDYMKKELNLDGIITTKTNIVKRAIELDLKVVQRFFFIDSMSLDNAIESLRRVKPDAIEIMPGVIQKVIKKMNKTYPNIPIICGGLIDRKEEIINGLAAGAMAISTTDINMW; this is encoded by the coding sequence ATGAAAGATTTGTTAGAACTAAATCCTATAATTTGTGCTATAAAAAGTGATGAGCATCTAGAAGATGCTGCAAATTCGGATGGAGATATTGTATTTTTATTAAATGAAGATATTCTTAATTTAAAGGAAAAAATAGACCTATTACATAACCATAATAAAAAGGTATTTGTACATATTGATATGATAACGGGAATATCATCAAGTCCTATAGCTGTTGATTATATGAAAAAAGAATTAAACCTAGATGGAATTATAACTACTAAAACAAATATAGTAAAAAGAGCAATAGAATTAGACTTAAAAGTTGTTCAAAGATTTTTCTTTATAGACTCAATGTCACTTGATAATGCAATTGAAAGTTTAAGAAGAGTAAAACCTGATGCAATTGAAATCATGCCTGGAGTAATTCAAAAAGTAATAAAAAAAATGAACAAGACATATCCAAACATACCTATAATATGCGGTGGGCTTATAGATAGAAAAGAAGAAATAATAAATGGATTAGCAGCTGGAGCTATGGCTATATCTACTACAGATATAAATATGTGGTAA
- a CDS encoding HsmA family protein, with translation MSTKLIVAIIAISLALVFYTIGVFSERKAGILKKNHVIMFYLGLICDTTGTMLMKSLAESKAIPISSTALTIHGVTGTIAILLMLFHAVWATWVLYKNDKSKQKVFHKFSIFVWCVWLIPYIIGAVIGMTH, from the coding sequence ATGAGTACTAAATTAATAGTTGCTATAATAGCAATTTCACTAGCATTAGTATTTTATACAATAGGTGTTTTTAGTGAGAGAAAAGCTGGTATATTAAAGAAAAATCACGTTATAATGTTTTATTTAGGTTTAATATGTGATACAACAGGGACAATGCTTATGAAATCATTAGCAGAATCAAAAGCAATTCCAATTTCATCTACTGCATTAACAATTCATGGTGTTACAGGAACAATTGCAATTTTATTAATGTTATTTCATGCCGTATGGGCTACATGGGTACTTTACAAAAATGATAAATCAAAACAAAAAGTATTCCATAAATTCAGTATATTTGTTTGGTGTGTATGGTTAATACCTTATATAATAGGAGCAGTAATAGGTATGACTCATTAA
- a CDS encoding MarR family winged helix-turn-helix transcriptional regulator, with translation MDNKDRRIRKAREVLQSFFSVAKLANDFARKNAEELGVTFQQLSVINTLKIYPGVTLKKLSEKLPMQLSLSSLSLIVEKLVVLKLVEREISQQDRRAVKLRLTEAGLNIAIESEEKAYSFNAMNSALARMNPKDVETLLNLHNELLLNLKEIKGV, from the coding sequence ATGGACAATAAAGACCGAAGAATTAGGAAAGCAAGAGAAGTTTTACAGTCATTTTTTTCTGTAGCTAAACTTGCCAATGACTTTGCAAGGAAAAATGCAGAAGAACTAGGTGTTACATTTCAACAATTATCAGTAATCAATACTTTAAAAATATATCCTGGTGTAACTTTAAAGAAATTATCAGAAAAATTACCTATGCAACTTTCACTTAGCTCATTAAGTTTAATAGTTGAAAAATTAGTAGTGTTAAAATTAGTTGAACGAGAAATAAGTCAGCAAGACAGAAGAGCTGTTAAGCTAAGATTAACAGAAGCTGGTTTAAATATAGCTATTGAATCTGAAGAAAAAGCGTATTCCTTTAATGCGATGAATTCTGCACTTGCAAGAATGAATCCAAAAGATGTAGAGACTTTATTAAACTTACATAATGAATTATTGCTAAATTTAAAAGAAATTAAAGGTGTTTAA